In the genome of Mesosutterella faecium, the window GCCGCCCGCAGGCTCTCCAGCAGCTTGTCCGTAATTTCAGCGTTGGCGGAAGCGAGGACCTCACCGTCCTCCGAGACGATGTCCTTGGCCAGAACGCGGCCGATCAGGTACTCGTCAGGAACGGGGATCTCCTTGATGCCGGCCTGGTTGATCAGACGGACATGGCGGGCGTTCACGCGCTTGTCGCCCGGGACAAGAACCTTGCCGTCCTTGTCAAGGATGTCAAAGCCCATCGCGTCGCCCTTCAGGCGCTCGGGGACCAGCGCGAGCTGCGCGCCCTCAGCCTTAAGCGTGAAGTGGTCGAACTCGAAGAACCGGGCGAGGATCTGCTCCGAGGTCATGCCCAGGGCCTTCAGCAGAATCGTGCCGGGCATCTTCCGGCGGCGGTCGATGCGGAAATACAGGATATCCTTCGCATCGAACTCGAAATCGAGCCAGGAGCCGCGGTAAGGAATTACGCGCGCGGAAAACAGCAGCTTGCCGGAGGAATGGGTCTTGCCCTTGTCGTTCTCAAAGAAAATGCCGGGGGAACGATGCAGCTGGGAAACGATAACCCGCTCGGATCCGTTGATGATGAAGGATCCCTTTTCCGTCATGAGCGGAATTTCGCCCATGTAGACTTCATTCTCGCGAACTTCCTTGACTGTCGTTGGAGATTCGCGGTCGTAAATTTCAAGTCGAATCTTCGCGCGCAGACGGCTGCAGAAGCTCAGTCCGCGGAGCTGGCACTCGGCAACGTCAAACTCCGGCTTGGCAAGGTCGTAGCTGACAAAGCTGAGGCGGGCCAGCCCGTTGTGGCTGGAAACCGGGAAAATCGAATTGAAGGCTGCCTGCAGACCGATATCCTTGCGGGCATTGGGCTTCACATCGGCCTGAAGGAAATCCGCGTAAGACCGCAGCTGGATATCCAGAAGAGGAGGCACTGCAAGGACGCTCGGACGATTGGCGAAACTTTTCCGAATGCGCTTCTTTTCAGTGAACGAGTACGACATGGACACTCCGTTCGACGCGAGCGAGGAAATATCCTGGCTCAGGAGAAGAAAAAGCAAGGGACGGCAAAAGCCGCTTGGATAAGCACTGCTATCCTAGCGGCATAAACCTGCACGTCTGCAAGGCGACGTCTCTCACTCATTTGGGAAGATTTTGAAAGAAGCTCGCCTGTGCAAGCCTCTTTCAAAAACTTCTGCGCTCTAGCGCTATTTTATCCGGTCCGGGGATATCGGACCGGATAAAATCCTCAAGCGAAATTACTTGAGTTCGACCTTGGCGCCGACGTCTTCGAGCTTCTTCTTCAGCTCTTCGGCCTCAGCCTTGGGCAGAGCGGTCTTGATCGCCTTCGGGGCGGCTTCGACCAGATCCTTGGCTTCCTTCAGGCCCAGGCCGGTGGCTTCGCGGACGACCTTGATGACCTTGATCTTGTTCGCGCCGATGTCAGCCAGGACGACGTCGAACTCGGTCTTGGCTTCAGCAGCGGCGGCAGCGCCGGCGGCAGGAGCCGCAGCGACAGCGACAGCGGCGGAGGCGGAAACACCGAACTTCTCTTCCATCATCTTGATGAGTTCAGAGATTTCGAGAACGGACTTGGAGGCAATAGCCTCGAGGATTTCTTCGTTGGAAAGCGCCATTTTGAATGACTCCCAAATTACGTTGTATGAAAGTAAAAAAGCTTACAGGGATCAGGCCGCAGCCTTCTCCTTGGAATCGCGAACTGCAGCGACGGTGCGCACGAAGCGCGCCGGAACTTCGTTGAGCGTGCGAACGAACTTCGCAATCGGTTCGTTCATCGTTGCCATCAACTTGGCAAGCAGCTCGTCGCGGCTCGGCAGCTTGGACAAGGCTTCGATGCCAGCAAGGTCGAGTTCCTTGCCGTCCATCACGCCGCCCTTGATGACGAACGCTTCGTTCTTCTTGGCGAAGTTGAACAAAATCTTGGCAACGGCAACCGGATCAGCGGAAAAACCGTAGACCAGCGGGCCGACAAATTTGTCAGCCGCGCAGGCGAACGGCGTTTCTGCCGCGGCGCGCGCAACCAGGGTGTTCTTGGCAACACGCAGTTTCACACCGTTCTTGCGGGCTTCTGCCCTGAGAGCGGTGATCGCTTCAACGCTCAGTCCACGGTATTCGGCGAAAATCAGGGAAGAGCTTTCGGCGAAAATCGCCTTCACTTCTTCAATGACAGCCGCTTTGTCTTGACGATTAAGACCCATGGTCTGGCTCCACTCAGAGGTGCTAAAACTTCTAGCACCGGTTCCTTTATGACCGGCTCACCCCGAGAGAGGAAGATCTCTGCCGCTCCGCCTGAATATCCAGGCGTTACAACGTAATCCATTCTCTTCGGTATTTGCCGTCTGCGCTGGATATCTTTCTCCGCGCTGCCGCTCGGGTCGGCGCAGGAAAGACTTTTGAAACTTTCTGTCTCCAGCGGTCTTTGACTCTGGCCCCGTCCCTTAAGGACCGGGCCACCAAAGCCCTTGAGGCTTCACAGCCTCTCCCGCCCCTCTTCTTTCGAACAGAGGCAGGGTGAATCTTGAAAATCAGAGGGTGCTCATATCCACGCGGACGCCGATGCCCATCGTGGAGGAAACAGCAACCTTCTTCATGTAGACGCCCTTGGCGGCAGCAGGCCTGGCCTTATTGAGGGCGTCAATCAGCGCCTTCAGGTTCGTCTGCAGCCTGGCGGTGTCAAAGGAAGCACGGCCAATAGCGGCGTGCACAATTCCGGCCTTGTCGGCGCGGAACTGCACCTGGCCGGCCTTCGCGTTCTTGACAGCCTGAGCGACATTCGGCGTGACCGTGCCGACCTTCGGGTTCGGCATCAGGCCGCGCGGGCCGAGGATCTGGCCGAGGCGGCCGACAACGCGCATGGCGTCCGGGGAAGCGATCACGACGTCGAAGTCCATGAAGCCGCCCCTGATCTTTTCAGCAAGATCATCAAAGCCGACGATGTCAGCACCCGCCGCCTTCGCCGCTTCGGCGTTGGCGCCCTGAGTGAACACCGCCACGCGGACCACCTTGCCCGTGCCTTCCGGCAGAACGCAGGCTCCGCGGACAACCTGATCCGACTTCTTCGGATCAATGCCCAGCTGAACCGCAACGTCGAACGACTCGTCAAACTTGGCGGTGGCGCAGCTCTTCACCAGATCAATGGCGGACTTGACGTCGTAGAGCTTGCCGGCTTCAACCTTCGCCCGGTTTGCAGCGACACGCTTAGAGAACTTCTTAGCCATTACAGACCCTCCACCGTAACACCCATCGAGCGGGCAGAACCAGCAATGGTGCGGACCGCAGCATCAAGATCGGCAGCCGTAAGATCGGGCTCCTTCGCCTTGGCGATTTCCTCGGCCTGGGCGCGGGTGATCTTGCCAACCTTGTTCGTGTGGGGACGGGCAGAGCCCTTGTCGATCTTAGCGGCCTTCTTGATCAGGACGGTCGCCGGCGGGGTCTTCATGATAAACGTGAAGGACTTGTCGGAGAAAGCCGTGATCACAACCGGGATCGGGAGTCCCTTTTCCATGGACTGCGTCTTGGCGTTGAAAGCCTTGCAGAACTCCATGATGTTCAGACCGCGCTGGCCGAGAGCCGGTCCGATCGGGGGCGCAGGATTAGCCTTTCCCGCAGGCACCTGCAGCTTGATGAAGCCAATAATCTTCTTTGCCATTTGTTTACCTCTTGGGTTTTTGCGCCCGGAATCGGGCTCCCCAATGCAAGATTAAACGAGCCTTTTATTTTATCAGATCAAAGGCTCGCTACTCAATATAAAAATTATCCTGCTTTGATTTAAATTAAATTTTCTCGACTTCGTCGAACGCGAGATCCACCGGTGTCTGACGTCCAAAAATCGAGACCAGAACCTTCAGACGGTTCTTGTCGTAATTGACTTCATCGACCCGTCCGTTGAAGTCCGCAAAAGCGCCTTCCTTGACCCGAACCGTTTCGCCGAGCTCGAAGAGCACCTTGGGCTTCGGCTTTTCGACTCCCTCGGCCACCGTGCCCTTGACTCGTGCGATGTCGGACTCCGGAATTCTTGTGGGGCGGTTTCCGCCGAGGAATTCCATCACGCGCGGCGTATTGCGGACCAGGTGCCACGTGTCGTCGTTCATTACCATCTGGATGAAGATGTACCCGGGATACAGGCGGCGCTCCGATGTCACCTTGCGGCCATTGCGGATTTCCTCAACCTTTTCGGTAGGCAGGAGGACTTCACCGAAACAGTCCTTGAAATCAGAATGCGCGATCCGGTCGGTAAGGGCGTTGTAGGCGCTCTTTTCCATGCTGGAATAAACATGCAGAGTGTACCAGTGCATCTCCCCGGCTGCGTTCTTTGTTGACTGCGCAGGCTCCTGCTTCGATTCTTCAGCGGTCATCTCTTTCTCCGTCAACCGGCCAGGCAATTAAATAAGCTTGAGCAGGACATCATAAATGCCCCACTCAATGATTTTATCCATAATAAACAGGAAAAAAGCGATAATGAGCACAAAGCCCATGACCAGCCCCGTGCTCGTCAGTGTTTCCCTGCGGGTGGGCCACACGACAAGGCGGAGCTCGTCAAGCGAGTCGCGGCCGTAGGCGATGAAGCGCTTGCCCGACGGGCTGAACCAGGCCAGAGCCAGGCCGACGATCAGTCCGGCCGCCAGGCAGGCAAGCCTCACGCCGAGATGTTGCTCAGATAGGAAGGTAAAGGCAAGAACGCCGGCCAGGGCTGCAATAATCGCAAGAGTGACCAGGACAAGATCCAACCCCTTCCCGGATTCCTCCTGCTGCTGAATTTTCGCTTTGTTGCTCATTGTCCACAATCCTGTCGGAACTACGCCCCGACAAACAGCTAAGCCGCGGTCACACTACTGATCGCGGCTTTGCCATTAATTTGGCAGGGGCAGAAGGAATCGAACCCTCAACCTACGGTTTTGGAGACCGTCGCTCTGCCGATTGAGCTATGCCCCTGCAGAACGAGCCGCAGTACGGCCCGTTGTCAGATTACTCAAGAATCTTGGCCACAACGCCGGCGCCAACCGTGTGACCGCCTTCGCGAATAGCGAAGCGCAGGCCCTCTTCCATGGCGATCGGGGCGATCAGCGTGACGGTCATCGTCGTGTTGTCGCCAGGCATCACCATCTCAACGCCTTCCTCGAGCTCGATCGTGCCGGTCACGTCCGTCGTGCGGAAGTAGAACTGCGGACGATATCCCTTGAAGAACGGGGTGTGACGGCCGCCTTCTTCCTTCTTCAGCACGTACACCTGAGCCGTGAACTTCGTGTGCGGAGTGATCGTGCCGGGCTTGGCAACCACCTGGCCGCGCTCGACTTCCTCGCGCTTCGTGCCGCGCAGCAGGCAGCCGATGTTGTCGCCGGCCTCGCCTTCGTCGAGCAGCTTGCGGAACATCTCAACGCCCGTGCAGGTCGTCTTCTGAGTCGGCTTGATGCCCACGATTTCAATTTCATCGCCCACGCGGATCGTGCCGCGCTCAACGCGGCCCGTCACCACCGTGCCGCGGCCGGAAATCGAGAACACGTCCTCGATCGGCATCAGGAACGGCTTGTCAAGCTCACGCACGGGCTCCGGGAAGTACGTGTCCATCGTGTCGGCCAGCTTCAGGATGGAGGGAACGCCGTACTCGGACTGATCGCCTTCCAGGGCCAGCTTCGCAGAACCCTTGATGATCGGGATCTCGTCGCCGGGGAACTTGTACTCGGTCAGCAGGTCGCGGACTTCCATCTCAACCAGCTCGAGCAGCTCCGGATCGTCAACCAGGTCGCACTTGTTCAGGTAGACGATGATGTTCGGAACGCCGACCTGACGGGCAAGCAGAATGTGCTCGCGGGTCTGGGGCATCGGGCCGTCGGAGGCGGCCACCACCAGGATCGCGCCGTCCATCTGGGCCGCGCCCGTGATCATGTTCTTCACATAGTCGGCGTGCCCCGGGCAGTCCACGTGAGCGTAGTGGCGCTTCGCGGTCTCGTACTCCACGTGAGCGGAGTTGATCGTGATGCCGCGGGCCTTCTCTTCAGGAGCCGCGTCAATCTGGTCATAAGCCATGGCATGCCCGCCGAACTTCTGGGCGAGGACGGTCGTGAGCGCAGCCGTCAGGGTGGTCTTGCCGTGGTCAACGTGACCGATCGTGCCCACGTTCACGTGGGGCTTGGAACGTACATACTTCTCTTTTGCCATGGTGAACAGCTCCTGGAAGCCAGAGCCGGAAAATCATCTTTTCCGGCTCTGCAGAAAAATGGTGCCCGTGATGCGGATCGGACGCATGACCTCTCCCTTACCAAGGGAGTGCTCTACCACTGAGCCACACGGGCATGTTTGGAGCGGGTGAAGGGAATCGAACCCTCGTCGTAAGCTTGGAAGGCTTCTGCTCTGCCATTGAGCTACACCCGCCTACCTAGACGAGATCCCTCCCGCCCTACAACTAGATTCTTCCCTCATCCGTAAATTTGGTGGAGGGGGATGGATTCGAACCATCGTAGGCGTAAGCCAACAGATTTACAGTCTGCCCCTTTTAGCCACTCAGGCACCCCTCCAGGGAAGCGAGATCAGGATTATGCTGACAGAAGCGGAAAAAGTCAAGCCTCCGCGATTATGATTTTTTATTTTTAAGTGTTTTCCCCAATGCGCGAGGCCGACTTTCCGTCCTCGCCGCACCTTTCGGCCTCTCTGCGCGTCTTTCGCTCGACCTCTGAAACAACGACGGCATCCTGGATTTCAAGGTGCCGGGCCCCCGCACTCGCAGGAGTTCCATCGTCCTGGGCCCGGGCCCTTTCGGCCATCTCCTCGCCCTTCTCTATTTCGTGCTCCACCTTCTTCTGGGCGAAATACTGCATCAGAGTCGCGCCAAGGAACAAAGCAGCCCCCAGGCCGACCAGCACAAGAACAAACACGCCGAGCACCGGCAGCAGCAAGACGGCGAGGACGGCAAGAATCACAAGGCTTATCACAATGGACAGCCAGCTTTTAGGGGAGCCTCCCCCGCCAAAGTTGTAATAGAACATCCGCATGCTTTGAAGATTCACCCGATGTTTTTTGATTGAGCCAGCCTCTATTTTCTACCAAACAAAACTGAATTGTTGCAACAAAGCTGAATCTCTTTTCTTTATTTGGTTAAAATGTCTAATCTTTTTTATTTCTGAACAGCACCTTTTTTGTTTGGCAGCATCAGCGGCCTGCTTATGCAGCTCTCTGCCGACTACTGTCGGCTGGCTTTCAGCCCCGCGTCGTCAAAACCCGAGGGCCATATCGCCGCGGCTGCCATCATTGCTGCGCAATTCTATGACTCAAGAACAAAATTCCCGTGCCGGAAGCGCTCTTCCGGACGTCCAGTCCAGCTCTGATGTCAGGCACATTCCGATTCAGCGCGTCGGGGTCAAATCCGTCTCCTACCCCGTCACCGTGAAGACCGCGGATGGCTTCATGCATACGGTGGCCAGCGTCAACATGTACGTTTCGCTGCCCGCCAGCCAGAAAGGGACCCACATGTCCCGCTTCTTCCGCCTTCTGGACGAAACGACGCAACCCCTGTGCAAGGAAGTTGTCGAAGATCTGATGCAGCGCATGCTCGCGGCACTGCACGCCACGGCAGGCACTATCGAGTTCGAGTTCCCCTTCTTCGTGAAGAAACCGGCCCCGATATCGAAGATCCCGAGCCTCATGAGCTACAGGGGAGGTTTTACCGTGACCGCCGAGGACGGACGCACTGCCGTAACCGAGCACGTCCTCGCCCCTGTCACCAGCCTTTGCCCCTGCAGCAAGGAAATTTCCCGCTATGGGGCGCACAACCAGCGCTCCCATATCACGATCGACGCCGAATGCGCGGAGAGCGTGCCGCTGGAGGACCTGATCCACATCGCGGAGACCAGCGCCTCCTGCCCACTGTGGTCGCTGCTCAAGCGGGAAGACGAAAAATTTGTGACGGAATTCGCCTACGATCACCCGAAATTCGTCGAGGACATTTCTCGGGACGCCGCAAAGGCACTCAAGGACGACCGGCGGATCATTTCCTTCCGGCTTCAGGTTGAGAACTTCGAATCCATCCACAATCATTCCGCATACGCCCAGATCACTTTCGATCGGCGCGCGCCCTTGTGCGACTGACCACTCCGGAGAGGCTGCCCCACGGCAGCCTTTCTTGACTGAGGGCGGCCTCTTTCCCCTGCTCCCCCGGTCTGGGACAATAAGCGGGTACCTTCCGATACTTTTTCTTTTTACCCAAAATGCTTGATCAACAGAAACAGGAACTCACAGAACTTTTCCAGCGTGCCCTGGCATCTATCGGGGCCGGCGCCCTTCCCGTCGTACTGGAGCGGCCGAAAGTTGCATCTCACGGCGATGTCGCCTGCACCGTTGCCCTGCAGTCAGCAAAAGTCCTTCACAAAGCCCCCCGCCAGATCGCAGAAATGATCGTCTCCGCCCTGCGTTCGGATCCCGAGTTCCCCAGGCTGCTCTCTTCCGTTGAAATCGCCGGCCCCGGCTTCATCAACATGAGGCTCGCCAATTCCGCACAGCAGGAAATCATCAAGACCATTCTGGCCCAGAAGGAAAAGTTTGGAACAAACAACTCGAAGGCCGGCCAGTCCGTTATCATCGAATACGTCTCCGCAAACCCGACCGGCCCCCTGCACCTCGGGCATGCCAGGCAGGGCGCCTTGGGTGACGTTCTTTCTAACATCCTGAAGACGCAGGGTTGGAAGGTAACCCGCGAGTACTACTACAACGACGCCGGAGCTCAGATCAACAACCTGACGGTCTCCGTCCAACTGCGCGGCAGGGAGCTGCTCGGCGAAAAAATTGATTTCCCCGAAAAGGGATATCACGGCGAGTACATCATCGACATCGCCAGGGACTATCTAGCCCGCAGGCCCGTGACCTCTTCGGGCGCGACCATCACTCCGGACGGGAACCTCGAAAACGAACAGCTCGTCCGCAAATATGCGGTGGCCTATCTGCGCAACGAGCAGGACGCCGACCTTAAGAAACTGGGCGTCGAATTCGACAACTATTACCTTGAAAGCTCACTCTACAGCGACGGTCTAGTGAAGGAAGCGGTCGACGCCATCATCGCCTCGGGGCACACTTATGAAAAAGACAATGCGCTGTGGCTGAGAACCACCGACTTCTCCAAGGAAGACCTGGGCGGCCTGGTGGACGACAAGGACCGCGTTATGAAGAAGCAGGACGGTTTCTATACCTACTTCGTTCCCGATGTCGCCTACCACCTCACCAAATTCCGGCGCGGATTCTCAAGAGCCATCAACATCCAGGGCTCCGATCACCACGGCACCCGCGCGCGTCTGCGCGCCGGCATTCAGGCGGCGAGCCGCCAGCTGGGGCTCAACGTACCCAAGGTGTTCCCCGAGTGGCTCCTGCACAAAATGCTCCTGGTGATGAAAGACGGCAAGGAGGTCAAGATGAGCAAGCGCTCGGGATCCTATGTGACCCTGAGCGATCTCGTGAACTGGGTCGGCAAGGACGCGGCCCGGTATTTCCTCGTCTCCCGCAAGGCCGACGCAGAATTCACTTTTGACATCAACCTCGCGGTCTCGAAGAGCGACGAGAATCCGGTTTACTATCTGCAGTACGCCTATGCCCGCATATGCTCCATCTTCAGGCAGGCCGAAGAAAAGGGCTTTTCAGTTCCCTCCACGGAAGAGATGGGCCGGCTGGATCTGTCCTGCCTGACGGCCAAGGACGAAATCGATCTGATCAACCGGCTCTCGGACTACTCCAACACCCTCAGTTCCATCGCCGAATCCCTCTCGCCGCACCTTCTGTGCTTCTATCTGAGGGACCTCGCCGCCAGCTTCCACGCCTTTTACAATGCGGAAAGGGTGCTGACGGAGGATGCCGTCACCCGCAACGGCAGACTCGCCCTGCTCGCCGCCGTCAGGCAGGTTCTGGGCAACGGCCTTTCGCTGCTTGGCATAAGCGCTCCCGAAAAAATGTAAGCCCGCCTGGTCGGCTCTGCCGATGACACAAGGAGTGGTTAAATATGAAACAATTTATTACCGGCTTCCTCTGCGGCGCAGTCGCCGCTTTGCTAGTCGCGGCAGGAGGCGCTTTGTTCGTCACCGAGTCCCCGGTCCCCTTTATGAGCAAGGTTCAATCGTCCTCCCAGGCCTACGTCGAGGAAGCCTTGAAGGGACGCTCGCCGGACCCCAATGAAAAGCTCTACGCCCCGGGCACCACTCCCCGCCCGGCAGCCTCGGCCGCGTCATCCTCGCCGGCTGCCGCCTCCTCAAACGCTCCTGCCGCAGCCTCGAGCCCGGCTGCCGGCATCAGTGACGCGGCGGTTCCCGCCCCCGCCCCGGCTCCCGTTCAGCCGCAGAACCCGGCCTTCTTTATTCAGGTCGGCTCATATAAAACGGCCGATGACGCTGAAACAATTAGAGCCAAAATCGCCTTTTCAGGACTTGATTCCAGCGTTTCTCACGGGAAAGATGGGTACTACCGGGTAAGAGTCGGACCCTTTGATTCCGAGAGCGCCGCCCAGAAAGCCCTGGGCACGCTGAAATCAAACGACCTTCCGGGACAAATTATTCACTAAGAACAGGATTTCTTTAGCAATGATTTCGCGTAGAGATTTTTTGGGAATTTCCTCGGCCGCACTGCTGTCCGCCCCTTTTTCAACCTTTGCCTCGCCGCAGTCTCCGGTGGAAAAGAAGGAATACACGCTGGTTCGCCCGACTATCCCGGTGAAGGGCAAAAAGGTTGAAATCGTCAACTTTTTCGCCTACACCTGCCCGCACTGCCTGAAATTCGCCCCTGTGATCGAACCCTGGAGTGAAAAGCTGCCCTCCTGGATCAGCTACAGGCAGGTTCCCGTCGCCTGGGACGCCAGGACCGAGCCTTTTTCGCGGGCCTTCTATGTGCTGCAGAGCCTTCGGCTGCTGCCCAAGCTGCACATGAAGTTCTTCGAATCCGTTATTTACCAGACCCACAAATACGAGTCCGGCAGTCTTGCAAAGGATATCCGCGACTTCATGCTTGCCAATGGAGTTCAGGCTCAGGCCTGGGATTCCGCTTACAACTCCTTCGGCATTGCCAACAAGGCCCGCGCCGCCTCCCAGACCTGGCAGTCTTACGGGCTTGATGCGACCCCGATGGTGGGCATCGACGGGAAATACCTGACCGGTCCCCACATGACCACTTCGCGCCAGGCCTGTCTTACCGTGATTGAGGCTCTGGCTCAGAAGGCGAGGAAGGCAAAAGCCTGAACCACTTTTTACAGCGAGGCCTCGAAGCCATGTCTTTCAATGTTTTCATCACCGGAGCGACTGGCGGCATCGGAGCCGGCTTTGCACGCGCCTATGCTGCGAAGGGAGCGACCCTGGGACTCGTCGCTCATCATCGGGATGCTCTCGATCGCCTCATCAGCGAGCTGCCGGGCAGCGGCCACAGGGGATACGTCGCGGACGTCACGGATCGCGACGGAATCATCCAGACCGCCCACCGTTTCGAAAAGGAAGCTGGACCCGCCGACGTCGTCATTGCCAATGCGGGCATCTCCATCGGCGTCAAGACCCAGTACTACGAGGATCTCGCCGTCATGGACCGCGTCTTCCGCATCAACGTCATCGGCATGGCCAATACATTCCATGGCTTCCTGCCCTCCATGATCGCCCGCCGCGCAGGCACTCTGGTCGGCATCGGGTCTGTGGCCGGCATACGCGGGCTTCCCGGATCAGAGGCGTACTGCGCGAGCAAATCTGCGGTCATCACGTACTGTGAAAGCCTCAGAATCGAGATGAAGAAGTCCAACGTTGAGGTCATCACGATATGCCCGGGCTTCGTCCGCACGCCCCTGACCGCGATGAACCCGTACCCCATGCCCTTCATTCTCGAACCCGATGAGTTTGCAAGGAGGGCCGTCGCTGCAATCGAGGCTCATAAAACCTACGCCGTGATCCCCTGGCAGATGGCGCTGCTCGCCAAAATCATGAGGCTGGCGCCAAACGCGCTCTTCGACCGGATCCTGATGGGAAGGAAGCAAAAGCCCCGGGCTAAGGACATGGGAAAATAACTGCGCCTGGCCGAAGCGCCTCTTCCCCATCCTCCGGAAGGCGCCGCGAAGGAGCCGCGGCCGCCTTCCCGCATGTGGATTATGAAGAGGCGCGCACCCGCAGGGCTTCTCCGCCTCTCAGGAGCGATGCCGCCCGCCAGGGCTGCAGTACCCCGCCCTGCTCAAGATTAATGAACAGAATCCTTCTCGCGATGGCAGCGCGCGCGACCGTTCTCCATTCCGCTTCCGACAGATTCGCGCCGATCGCCCATGTCGTCAGCTCGTTGTGCCTTTCCGCCAGCACCTCTTCGGTCGCGTTGCCGCGAAGGACGTCGATGATGTGGCTCATCCGAAAATAACGCCCTGAT includes:
- the rplL gene encoding 50S ribosomal protein L7/L12 is translated as MALSNEEILEAIASKSVLEISELIKMMEEKFGVSASAAVAVAAAPAAGAAAAAEAKTEFDVVLADIGANKIKVIKVVREATGLGLKEAKDLVEAAPKAIKTALPKAEAEELKKKLEDVGAKVELK
- the rplJ gene encoding 50S ribosomal protein L10; this encodes MGLNRQDKAAVIEEVKAIFAESSSLIFAEYRGLSVEAITALRAEARKNGVKLRVAKNTLVARAAAETPFACAADKFVGPLVYGFSADPVAVAKILFNFAKKNEAFVIKGGVMDGKELDLAGIEALSKLPSRDELLAKLMATMNEPIAKFVRTLNEVPARFVRTVAAVRDSKEKAAA
- the rplA gene encoding 50S ribosomal protein L1, whose protein sequence is MAKKFSKRVAANRAKVEAGKLYDVKSAIDLVKSCATAKFDESFDVAVQLGIDPKKSDQVVRGACVLPEGTGKVVRVAVFTQGANAEAAKAAGADIVGFDDLAEKIRGGFMDFDVVIASPDAMRVVGRLGQILGPRGLMPNPKVGTVTPNVAQAVKNAKAGQVQFRADKAGIVHAAIGRASFDTARLQTNLKALIDALNKARPAAAKGVYMKKVAVSSTMGIGVRVDMSTL
- the rplK gene encoding 50S ribosomal protein L11, which encodes MAKKIIGFIKLQVPAGKANPAPPIGPALGQRGLNIMEFCKAFNAKTQSMEKGLPIPVVITAFSDKSFTFIMKTPPATVLIKKAAKIDKGSARPHTNKVGKITRAQAEEIAKAKEPDLTAADLDAAVRTIAGSARSMGVTVEGL
- the nusG gene encoding transcription termination/antitermination protein NusG, with the protein product MTAEESKQEPAQSTKNAAGEMHWYTLHVYSSMEKSAYNALTDRIAHSDFKDCFGEVLLPTEKVEEIRNGRKVTSERRLYPGYIFIQMVMNDDTWHLVRNTPRVMEFLGGNRPTRIPESDIARVKGTVAEGVEKPKPKVLFELGETVRVKEGAFADFNGRVDEVNYDKNRLKVLVSIFGRQTPVDLAFDEVEKI
- the secE gene encoding preprotein translocase subunit SecE, whose amino-acid sequence is MSNKAKIQQQEESGKGLDLVLVTLAIIAALAGVLAFTFLSEQHLGVRLACLAAGLIVGLALAWFSPSGKRFIAYGRDSLDELRLVVWPTRRETLTSTGLVMGFVLIIAFFLFIMDKIIEWGIYDVLLKLI
- the tuf gene encoding elongation factor Tu, producing MAKEKYVRSKPHVNVGTIGHVDHGKTTLTAALTTVLAQKFGGHAMAYDQIDAAPEEKARGITINSAHVEYETAKRHYAHVDCPGHADYVKNMITGAAQMDGAILVVAASDGPMPQTREHILLARQVGVPNIIVYLNKCDLVDDPELLELVEMEVRDLLTEYKFPGDEIPIIKGSAKLALEGDQSEYGVPSILKLADTMDTYFPEPVRELDKPFLMPIEDVFSISGRGTVVTGRVERGTIRVGDEIEIVGIKPTQKTTCTGVEMFRKLLDEGEAGDNIGCLLRGTKREEVERGQVVAKPGTITPHTKFTAQVYVLKKEEGGRHTPFFKGYRPQFYFRTTDVTGTIELEEGVEMVMPGDNTTMTVTLIAPIAMEEGLRFAIREGGHTVGAGVVAKILE
- the folE2 gene encoding GTP cyclohydrolase FolE2: MTQEQNSRAGSALPDVQSSSDVRHIPIQRVGVKSVSYPVTVKTADGFMHTVASVNMYVSLPASQKGTHMSRFFRLLDETTQPLCKEVVEDLMQRMLAALHATAGTIEFEFPFFVKKPAPISKIPSLMSYRGGFTVTAEDGRTAVTEHVLAPVTSLCPCSKEISRYGAHNQRSHITIDAECAESVPLEDLIHIAETSASCPLWSLLKREDEKFVTEFAYDHPKFVEDISRDAAKALKDDRRIISFRLQVENFESIHNHSAYAQITFDRRAPLCD
- the argS gene encoding arginine--tRNA ligase, giving the protein MLDQQKQELTELFQRALASIGAGALPVVLERPKVASHGDVACTVALQSAKVLHKAPRQIAEMIVSALRSDPEFPRLLSSVEIAGPGFINMRLANSAQQEIIKTILAQKEKFGTNNSKAGQSVIIEYVSANPTGPLHLGHARQGALGDVLSNILKTQGWKVTREYYYNDAGAQINNLTVSVQLRGRELLGEKIDFPEKGYHGEYIIDIARDYLARRPVTSSGATITPDGNLENEQLVRKYAVAYLRNEQDADLKKLGVEFDNYYLESSLYSDGLVKEAVDAIIASGHTYEKDNALWLRTTDFSKEDLGGLVDDKDRVMKKQDGFYTYFVPDVAYHLTKFRRGFSRAINIQGSDHHGTRARLRAGIQAASRQLGLNVPKVFPEWLLHKMLLVMKDGKEVKMSKRSGSYVTLSDLVNWVGKDAARYFLVSRKADAEFTFDINLAVSKSDENPVYYLQYAYARICSIFRQAEEKGFSVPSTEEMGRLDLSCLTAKDEIDLINRLSDYSNTLSSIAESLSPHLLCFYLRDLAASFHAFYNAERVLTEDAVTRNGRLALLAAVRQVLGNGLSLLGISAPEKM
- a CDS encoding SPOR domain-containing protein, yielding MKQFITGFLCGAVAALLVAAGGALFVTESPVPFMSKVQSSSQAYVEEALKGRSPDPNEKLYAPGTTPRPAASAASSSPAAASSNAPAAASSPAAGISDAAVPAPAPAPVQPQNPAFFIQVGSYKTADDAETIRAKIAFSGLDSSVSHGKDGYYRVRVGPFDSESAAQKALGTLKSNDLPGQIIH
- a CDS encoding thiol:disulfide interchange protein DsbA/DsbL; this encodes MGISSAALLSAPFSTFASPQSPVEKKEYTLVRPTIPVKGKKVEIVNFFAYTCPHCLKFAPVIEPWSEKLPSWISYRQVPVAWDARTEPFSRAFYVLQSLRLLPKLHMKFFESVIYQTHKYESGSLAKDIRDFMLANGVQAQAWDSAYNSFGIANKARAASQTWQSYGLDATPMVGIDGKYLTGPHMTTSRQACLTVIEALAQKARKAKA
- a CDS encoding SDR family oxidoreductase; this translates as MSFNVFITGATGGIGAGFARAYAAKGATLGLVAHHRDALDRLISELPGSGHRGYVADVTDRDGIIQTAHRFEKEAGPADVVIANAGISIGVKTQYYEDLAVMDRVFRINVIGMANTFHGFLPSMIARRAGTLVGIGSVAGIRGLPGSEAYCASKSAVITYCESLRIEMKKSNVEVITICPGFVRTPLTAMNPYPMPFILEPDEFARRAVAAIEAHKTYAVIPWQMALLAKIMRLAPNALFDRILMGRKQKPRAKDMGK